accaataaaattttttaggaaaacaaaaaaaatttgattcttaTGCCTAACTATAAATACatgcaaacatttttttttttttttttggatagatatgCAAACATAAAACTCCCATGCCAACTCAAAAGAATCATTTTGACTCCTAGGGATTAGGATAGATTAGGCACTTATAAAGCCGTTATCTACTCATTTCCTTCCTCAACGTATTTAGAAGGGGGGGATCTATATTGGATCCATCCATAGGTGTCCTCCTATATTCATAAGGTGGAAATTGGGTGATAGCTTTATAAATGTCCAAGCTACCTTTGTAGTCAAAATACTCTTTTGACAGGGAGCTTATGGCTTACACCTATATGGTCTTCATCTACTCTTATTCCTTAAATTACTTAgcaaaactaaataataataataataataaaaagaggaaATTTCATGAAGTTACAGTTGTAGAAGCATAGAAAAGGAATGAGAAGTAAGATATTGATCACCTTGCAGCCAGACATCAAAATGCTCCTCAAAAATTGGTTTAGATAAGCATgggaaacgaaaaaaaaaaaaaaaaaacctttctgAAAACAGCCGCAGAAGCATAGAAAAAGAACGAGTAGGATATATCTTTCACCTTGCAGTCAGACTTCAAAATGTTCCTCAACAGTTAATTCAGATAAGCATGGGAAAAAACTATCTGAATACAAAATTATGTGCCCTGTACACTGACAGGGATTACAATATATAATATAGCTCAAATGATCATATGACCTACCTGATTAATTATCctattcttttttatcttcatcatcaacaGCACCACCATTTCCTACTCTGGAATAAGCTTAGTTACCATTTGGGCAAAACTGCAGCACTACCTAATCAAGATCTAGTCTATTCTTCATTGTTTCATAAACCAAATAGGTAATGCTTGCTGCTGGCACAACTTTGAGGAGATTCGGAAAGAGTCCTTTGTAGAAACCTCTATAACCTTCATGTTGAAGGGTTCTCCAAAATACATCAGACATTCCCTTATAAGCAGCAGCAGCATTAGAACGTTGAGCTTGCATTCTGAAAGGCAATATTATACTAACCTCAATAAGGAGTGCACATTAAAATAAAGCATCACTTGTTCAGATGAGCCAAAGGAAAAGTAGAAAAgataatgataaataaaaattatttgaacCCAAGAAAGAAGAATGAATTCCACACATAAATATTGTACCTTGTTCGAATAACCTGCAAGGGGTAAACACATGTTGCTCCAAGTGCTCCTGAAATTGTCCCACAACCTAGTTGCACAAGAGGGCCAGGTTCTGTAGGACAGTTCAAAGTTTTTAGAAAGAATTTTTCTCGGTTTATCTATATGCAGAGGTAAAAAGATTACAATGcttaagagaagaaaatgacaaacttGAAACCAGAAAATTAACATAGAGGGCCCATACCTGTATCTTGAAGAATATATGTCTTTGACATATCTTTCAAGGTCTCATAGGCAGCAAGTTCAATGCCAGCATAAGGGATTATCCCCAAAAGTGATGGTACAAGACCTTTGTAAAAGGCTCGAGGTCCCTCCTGAACCCATATATCTTTTGTCAGTTTCCCAAGCTTAGGAACCTTCCCACCTTCACATTCACAAGTTTGTAAGCGAGTTTTCACAAGGTCCAATGGATAGATAGCAGATTGTGCAACCGCACCTGCCATACCACCAGCCAAAAGTCTTCCAGAAGCACCAATATCACCTTTGTCTTTCCCTCTACCATCTCCAATGACATTCTTTAAACTTTCATAAGCATAAAACTTGATGGCACTTTCTGGTGTAACCTTCACAACATTCAAGCCATTACCTCGGAAAAACCCCAAGAAACCTCCCTCCTTCCATATCTTCATTATAGCTGGGACAATAGAAGCACGTGTTGTCTGAACTTGTAAAACCACCTTCAGGCGATCAAGAGGAGCAGTTGCAGTACGAGAAGTGGCCCCTGCTATTCCTCCTGCAATAAAATATTTGCCTCGATGAACATGCTTACTGATGCCCTCAGGAATGACAGCCTGTTCTCCTATGTCTACAAGGCATACCCTTTCCCAATGCTGATATATATTTTCAATAGTAGCTTCATGTGGATAGAGTAGAAGAAAATCTCTCCACTCTTCAAAAGTGATAATTCCATTATTGTCCTTATCAACGTGCTCCACAAAACGTGCAAGTTCTTCATCATCAATCTCAATTCCTGGAAAACAGAAACTGCCGGGGCTTAtaagataaaaacaaatgatATACTCCAAATTACAGGCTTGAGGAAAAGCAGCCATAGTAACCAGGAAAAAGAATCAAACAAGAAATCATATCAATTGCATCACTACAAAAATTTCAACACCAATTAGTTAAGGCACACATAAAGTTTATAAAGAGAGTTCAAATAACACATGATGAAACAATAGCTTCCAATGTACCAAGCGAATGCAAAGTTTGGGATGGTACAAGTATAAAATTACAAGAAAACCACCATGGGGAACAGGGTACCGCTAAAGCCACATATTCACTTTGTCCCATCAATTCAACTCAAGCTTATGTAGTAAAAAATCCATAGTAATCCTAGCAATAGCATCATCCTTTCCTAATTACATAATTTCAATTTGCCAGCCAATCCTATTTAAGGTGATCTCGTCCACCAGTCCAACCATTTTTTACCTACTTTTACTTGTATCCTATGAAATCCAAGTTAGTATAATATCTTTTGGTCAGCATTTAATTGTCATCACACTTACCTTATTATATGTGTTGGTTGTACATGGTACCTTGGGGGGCTTGTGTACATTATTACAAATCTTCCTCATTCCTAATCGAAGACTTGAGCATGCATATTGACAAGTTGTTGTAATTGATctcaaaggaaaataataataataataataaaaaagggtaAGAGTAAGAGTACCAGCCTTAAGAAGCGCATCCAAGAGCTCTTCGGGAAGAATGCAGCCACTGTGTTTGACATCAATGGCCTGAAAGATGCGATAGAGCTCGAGCTCCTTATCGTCCATGTAGCGACGGAATTCATGGTAATCAACCCTGCCGTCTCTGTTGGCGTCACAAACCTTGAAGAGATCCTTGGCGTACTTGTAGTGTGAGGGTATTTGGAGAGCCGAGAGTCCAGCCTCGATCTGGGGATAGTCCAAGTATCCCAGGTTGGCAGCATCGAAGAAATCGAACAGAGCTCGGATTCTGAGATCCCTCTCGTCCTTGGTCTCCTGCAATGCCAGAAGCACGTGATCCATGGAAATGGGTccacctttcttcttcttgttcttgctGTTGGGGTTGGGGTTGGGATTCAGATTAGGACGCcgttggttttgattttggttttgagtGTCAGTTCTTGTGGGCTTTGCTGCGTCCATCTGATCTGAGTCGATGTTCGTTTTCCCAAAAACCACTCCGATAATTCTTATCAGACTTTAAATTATGACTAATACTACTACCACTAGTAGTAGTCAAATTGAAACGGCCTTTCTATTGTAATGGAAAGGCCATTTGATTCTGAATTTGAAACTGATTGTGACTGTGATTGTAATTGTAATTGTGATTGTGATCTATTGAGGAAGACTAACAAATACAAAGTCAATATACCAGACTCGAAATGAGAATACAACTAATTTCTAAGAAAGGAAAAAACGAGGTAAGTAacttggttttcttttctttttttaatgaatatgaCGACACACGGTCATAGAGAAGAGAATGCAGTTCAGACAAAACTCACATATACACAAATCAAATCAATGCGGCAATTTCGGTGGCCCAGCTCTTTTGCCGGCTTGGCCTTGGGAAGGATAAGGGACGATTTGGTTTGGGTTGAGGGGTCGTGTGTGTGGCCTTTTTTACACTTTTAGTTTAGGGATACCTCCAATCTCTCTGAATATTTTTCAGCATCATTACTTTACTTCATATTGGATTTGAATATTCCTCATTCCTCTGCTGCCTGCCCTTTTAGTCTTTTCCTTTCtgattttttggcctttttcttttctttcctttcctgattttttttattggttattAATTAGGCAATTTTGCCTCGCCAGTTTCATCTGCTCCTCTCTGCTTCGTCCTAGGCAAGTTTTTCCCGCTctgcaaaggtggtggggtggAGATAGGACGAGATTTTAGACCAACACTATGGGAGGGGGcagggatgggtttagactttttagactcACTCCGCTCCTCCACATCCCCACCCTATTTCATCCCGCGttaataagggttaaattgtaaattttttcatacattaaaaccctactatttaaacaaacatattatcaacttattttattatactCAACATGGCTCTCtgcctcttttttctctctaacaaagttgaaaataaagtactacTTTAACGTTTTCTTGTCTTTatttagagcatccacaacagacgttataaaaaaaatgtcattttgaaaCATCAAAagtctactttattattttaccacatcattttacaacatctcatttatcagatgttttattcttcaattttatacattaaaataatatttacaccacattaaaataatatattaaattcctcccctcatcctcatcatcatcatcatcatcatcaaccaccaccgcaacaacaacaacaacaacaaccagaAAAATTGTTGCCGCCACAATCACCAGGTAAATGCCCAAAAACTCACATCATCATcaaagcaacaacaacaacaacaaccagaAAAATTGTTGCCGCCACAAtcaccaggaaaaaaaaaaaaaacacaaccaccaaaatcaacccacaaccgCCGCCAAATCCACCaccaaaacagaaaaacaaagacaaaaacagatcagaaatcatcatcatcatcaaccatcACTGCAACAACAACCAGAAAAATTGTTGCGGCCACAAtcaccaggaaaaaaaaaaaaaaaaaaaaaacacaaccaccaaaatcaaccGCCGCCGAATCCAccaccaaaatagaaaaacaaagacaaaaacaaatcagAACAGAGACTGGCACCACCACCGATTCGCCCACCAGTCGACCCACCCAATACCACCGATTCGCCCACCGCCATAACCCATAACCCGAACCCACCCACCATCGATCTGCCCATCTCAACCCACCCAccgccataacccacaaccCGAACCCACCCACCACCAATCTGCCTATCCGAACCCACCCATCaaaccacaaccaaaaaaagtgaacgggaaaaagaaaaaaggaaaaaaaaaaaaagaacccgaAGCGGAATAGAGAAGCCAGATGAACGGCGGCGTCGAGTGGTGGTCTTTGGTGAGATCGACGGCGTTGAGTGGCGGCCATTAGTGATCAGCATGTTGTGGAAGATGAATAGAGAAGACAGAGATGAGAAGACACAGAGAGAGTGATATCTGTgatgaggagagagaaaacgagaataaaataataatatatattatgcaaCATATGTCCGTACTGTGCTAAAATTGTgatggtactgtagcatgtTGTAAAACTTTAGCACATTTAACACATCTGATAAAGGGGCGTTTTTAGTGTTTGATGtggcaaatgtgccaaatatttggcatttggcacatttaccacacctgttgtggatgctcttagaagAAGATTTATacaatattaaattattgaatCCATTTAACGTTTTTCTCATAATAGATTTGATCATGAACATAACAgcatgttttctatttttatgagATACATGTGTGtaggtttgtgtttgtgtcctTGTGTGCCAGACTGCCAGTGCCGCTGTTAATTGTAATTCTTGACTTCTTTCTCAGCATAATAATCTCATGTTATTTGAAGTTCTTTCTTAGCATAATAGCATGTTATTTGTAGTTCTTTCTATCATGAACAAATTGGAACAAAGCACTCGGGACGAAGCAATCTAAGTAGCTGAGTGAGTGCAatggcattttttaaaattccacTTAAACAATTTAAAGTTATAGCCAATTCCTCACATGGTCTTAAACCATGAGAGTTTGGCaggtgtctatatatatatataacttccATATTAGTTTCTAGAAATAGATAaagatgttattaaaaaaaaaaaaagtttggattattttgttatgtgtcatactataagatttttgttttgttgtgatattgttttattaaatacttagataatattattcaatttttgctaaaaattagtttaatttgatgagataaatttatttgtaatttcaaatatatttttattaatgaaacagataattttatttcttaaaaattgtaatagttgtGGAGCAAATTAATAAGAAGTAGAGTTTAAAGGAGTGAGACGGGACTTCGTAGGATCTTAACAGGCGAGGATAGGGCAAGAAAACTGTTTCCGTTATGCGGGGTGGGGCAAGGATGGGGCAAAACAAAACCATGCGAGGCGAGGGCAAAGACCCCATCTTTCAGCCCCACCCCACctcattgccatccctaataaTTAAGTATGCTAATTTGCTACAGTTACTTGTTTTAGAATACTAGTATACCCTTGGCATGATAGCCATTTCACAAGAATAAGTTCTTGTGGAGTGGGGTGGGCAAGGTCCGCGCTATGGTCACACCCAATTTCACTATTCATTGACTTACCATCCATAGTTGCACACATTAGCATATAACCACCCACAACTGCATACATCAACATTGCGCAATTAGGTGGTGCAATccctaaaattataaatacaataatgttttacttttttctctTACTTAAATAGTGAGTCTCActacaaatttaattaatgagatcCACTATTATGTAAAATATGGAAATATAACATTATTATACTCTCAAACTATTGTATAATTACTTTCAATTGTAATACATAATTTGGGATTGTTAACAGGTATGCCTAATGCacattttaaaacatataaaatttttaattatgagttgcaaaacaatttttaataaaatagtttttggtCCAACTACATGTATTTGTTCCTTTTTGAAATTGAGAAATAAGGTAACTTTGATATTGTATTGCTAACCTAAGCCTTAAAAGATTGAGTTGATTTCATGTTTAATGAAGGTTGATTTTTGTATGGGGCAATGTCTATTACACACTACCACATTGCACACAAAGCACACATAATTAGgcttttgaattgaaaatatgtCCTAAAGTCAcgattttaattcaaaacacAAGATTTCAGTTCaaaactttttgaattgaaattgtgacattttaattcaaataataatgTGTATGGTGAGTGCAATGGTAAATATGTCTTAAAGTCacaattttaattcaaaacacAAGATTTCAGTTCAAAACCTTTTGAACTAAAATTGAAacattttaattcaaataataatgTGTGTACGGTGAGTGCAATAATAATTTCAGTTGTTagagaaaaaaaggaatggtGAATTTTAGTGACTGAAGTCAAGTCTAGCTTGGGATTTGGTAAGAGTGTGGCATTTTAGAATTTAGAGGGATATAAATGAAATTGTGAGGTCAAGGTTGGTATGTCCAAAGATGTAAAAACATATACAAACACCACTTAAAACACCACTTAAGCCAATGACTTGTGGCCTAACTATATTATATAAACCATTTACTattgtcatttttattaaatgtatGACTTCACTCACAAGTGTATCCTAACATTGATGATTGCCATGGCATCTCAATTTTAGACAAACAAATAAGTTTCTTCAAATGTCCCAAAAACTTGAGGAGTTTAGATTTCTAGAGAAAAATGCACTTGATACTACCAGCCCTTAAACTCCTAATACATGAATCAAATCCCTACATGGTCCCAAAGATAAAGACATTAATGTCAATGGATAACAAATTGATCACGTTTTTCGACATGCCATTCAAAGGCTCGCATATCTGTAagtgtttgtttggattgagggaggaATGAGAGGGAGCAAAGGGAAGCAGAGTAAAATTGACCAAAAATTAGCCAAGTTGGCTGAAAATTAGGCTAATTTCTGGCCAACTTTACTTTATTGCTCTTTCCTTCCTCTCAAACCAAAACAGACCACAAGTGGTGACTAGtccaacaaatataaatataatttgagaATGGCCAGAGATAAGAGAGAATGGGGTTGATCATGAATGACGAAGAGCCATTTATGATGAGGACGCTCTTATCCATCTCACAATGACTGCTTTCCAGATCTCCACTATGCATATaccttgaaaataaaataaaaaagacctTCATGACATCAGCAGTTATATCATAGAAAGCAAATccaatagagagagaaaagcaatCACgtaagaagaacaagaagaagaaaaacccaTAACAAGAACTTGAAACCACTGCTTCAAAAAGTTACAATacttattgtaaaatttatttttatatatctaaaaggTGGTAGATTCTACATATATTATACAAGTAgtactctccctctctcttagtGGGGACTAGGCACATAAAGTATTCATGGAATAACATCACAAGTGACTGGTAACCATATTTTGTATCATTCTAAAGTTGGCAAGCACTAGCAGCAACAGCTATTGCTACTCACAACCCTGAAAGAACCAATAAACTTTAGAGGCCTGATCTCAATTCATAAGAATCCAGCAGCCTTATTTCTATTGACATAATATTGCTAACCATTTTTGAAGAAAACTTCACTATAGGTGAAATATAATTGATCAACGCATCCATTGATCCTTGTCAATCAGACAGCAGCgttatttattatcatttgCATTCTACATCAATGCAAATGCTTATACCTTATTAACTTGCTTTGCAATTGGAACTCGTAGGGAAAGCCTAGGCTTTGGCAATTGGTCTGCAACCAAAATGTAGAAGAGCCCCATGACTCCTGTGTGCCTTTGGGCGCTACTGTAATTAGATTCCAGAATCAGAGTCTCCCCAACATTTATCTTCACAGAGCCTGGTTGAGGATAACAAGTGGACATTCCTACAATATAACCAGCCTCATTTCCTGCTTCCTTCCCTTGTCCATAAGTTGGTATTGAAGAACATAAAACCCTTCCATCCTGAAACTCCACACAAAAGCATGAGCAAAAGAAGAAACTCCACAAAAAAGCATGAGCAAAAGAAGGTGTTACATGATTAAACTCCTcaaaatatgacaaaaattttcacagATGTGTGGTACTAGATGATTGAAAGGAAAGATAGAATCAAATAACTAATCCAGAGCTATAGgaacaataaaattttgaaacccaaaaaaaaaaaagtatatagaGCACATGCAGATCACGATGAAGTTCATAGCCTAATACAACATGagattttgttgtgattttttttttttttgataagtaacgaaagaaattttattagaaaaaaaaaaaccaaccaaataCACTGTAAGTGTACTATAGTGGCACAAACTTGTCGTGAATTATAAAATATCTTCACAATAGTTTATTCAGTGTAACTAAATTAAAAAGATTCTAGCTACACATCCAACTATCTAGTTGGTCCTAAATATATGGAGACAAAGTATGGAAAAAATATGAATGCGTGTGAACTACTTTTGCTTGTGATAGTGACAATTCCTGATACATCTCCATAGAAGATCATCAAATCGGGTAAGTATTATGATATTCCACAAGAGATCAACTGATATATCACGTAACAAAGAAAATCAGAAATGTGTCACTCATATCACTACAAACAGATAAGGTAAGTGTTGAATCACCTCTCCATAAAGAGTTGAACCGATACCCCCCGAATGTTGATGGGCCACACCGTAGATGATATAACCACCGATTGGCATAAGGAGGCTTGTCCTTTTGGAGTCAGTGCACCTAATATCGGTCATACCAGATGTACTACAAGGCTCAATGTTATACTCAACCTGTCCCAAAGAAATTCTATTGTCATTAAGAAAGAGTATTGAATTAACAAAAATACTAAGAATGCAACAGAGTACCGATCGGTTGaatgaaatttcaattttgtacCAGTTCTTGGTTTTTGAAACTTACACTTCAAGATTTACTAGATTGTTACATGTTTTTTGAAACTTATTTCACTTCAAGATTTATTAGATTGTCACAACTTAAATGAAGCAAGCAAATCATTAAGGGTGAGATATTAAAAAACAGAAAGCTCACTAAGATGCAGctataagaaaattttactcATAAAAGAGAGGAGGAAAGCTCAGGTTCACTGGATATAGACACCTATTCCATTAActtacattattaaaataaaaaaataaaaaatagtttgtaattttctaaACTCTGGAAATAAGTTGCAATGAACATATATTTTACGAATCTAAAGTGTAATATAGccaattttaatcaaatttatacttttatatctcttgttcagaagtgtgtgtgtgtgtttgagagAGGGAGATCAGTAATTACAAATACTGTTTATATCACAATATTAGGAGAGTATAATATAATTGTAGAGGAGTTCACTTACATGGCATTCATGTTCTGAATTTTGCCCTGTTGAATTGTCCAATCGTTTCCAAGTATCAGTGACATCAAATATATAAATCTTGACAGGCACAATAAATTCATCCCAATCAATCCACTTCACCGTATATCTCAGGTAAAGGTTTCTCTTAGCACTCTCAGAGTCATCTCTCAATCTGCATTGTGTGTGGTCATAACAACATCCTAAGCCTCCTATATAGTCTGGTCTCAAGGGTCGGCCATATTCATCCTTTGAAACATTATATAGATCACACCTGCATTCAGTGCATCCCAACTTATCTTCCACTCCCCGAGTATCAATTGCATGGACATTAAGAAGCCACCCCTCCTCATACCCAGCAGGAATATCAGCAGGATTACCAACCTCTATTCCATAAGGATCTGGAACATCTGAGTTTGTTCCTCGGGTTTCAGATCCAAGGCCATAATACTGGCCAAGAGAATTATTCTGGCATATACCACTGTTCCTTACGAAAATATGATCaggtttcttatttttttggcgGTCATCGTGCTCAGGATTTGTTGCATTTAGACATTGATAATATCTTGCAATGACCCAGTGGTGGAGATAAGTTTCGTGAAGAGGGACAGGATGCCCTGCTTCATCAACTACTTCAGCATTGAAACCCTTGATAGCAATATGACCTCTTGGGAAGTCAATATTGGAGTAATATTCGTTCACCACTGATCCTTGATCCAGCACAAACTTGGGGGATAGGAAAACTGCAGATTTTATCTCAGGATGTCTATATTTCTGGAAAGCATGTGAGCAAGTTATGCTTAATGCCAGTAATAGTATTGTTAATGGAACTCGAAAACAGTTAAGCATTTTTTTCTGCCCAAAACAAACTCTGTCATAAAATAAAACCGAACATTCTCAGATAATAATCTCAACAATCATCTCTAAAATAACAAGTGAAACCCACAtacaaagtaaataaataagattaAACAATATTAGGTAAGGTAAGCAATACGCAAAAGAGAGCATGAAGGACTTAAACAACTTGTTTGTCTCAGAATTGGC
The Quercus lobata isolate SW786 chromosome 10, ValleyOak3.0 Primary Assembly, whole genome shotgun sequence DNA segment above includes these coding regions:
- the LOC115964093 gene encoding uncharacterized protein LOC115964093 produces the protein MLNCFRVPLTILLLALSITCSHAFQKYRHPEIKSAVFLSPKFVLDQGSVVNEYYSNIDFPRGHIAIKGFNAEVVDEAGHPVPLHETYLHHWVIARYYQCLNATNPEHDDRQKNKKPDHIFVRNSGICQNNSLGQYYGLGSETRGTNSDVPDPYGIEVGNPADIPAGYEEGWLLNVHAIDTRGVEDKLGCTECRCDLYNVSKDEYGRPLRPDYIGGLGCCYDHTQCRLRDDSESAKRNLYLRYTVKWIDWDEFIVPVKIYIFDVTDTWKRLDNSTGQNSEHECHVEYNIEPCSTSGMTDIRCTDSKRTSLLMPIGGYIIYGVAHQHSGGIGSTLYGEDGRVLCSSIPTYGQGKEAGNEAGYIVGMSTCYPQPGSVKINVGETLILESNYSSAQRHTGVMGLFYILVADQLPKPRLSLRVPIAKQVNKVYA
- the LOC115962551 gene encoding calcium-dependent mitochondrial ATP-magnesium/phosphate carrier protein 2-like isoform X2, with the translated sequence MYTSPPRYHVQPTHIISFCFPGIEIDDEELARFVEHVDKDNNGIITFEEWRDFLLLYPHEATIENIYQHWERVCLVDIGEQAVIPEGISKHVHRGKYFIAGGIAGATSRTATAPLDRLKVVLQVQTTRASIVPAIMKIWKEGGFLGFFRGNGLNVVKVTPESAIKFYAYESLKNVIGDGRGKDKGDIGASGRLLAGGMAGAVAQSAIYPLDLVKTRLQTCECEGGKVPKLGKLTKDIWVQEGPRAFYKGLVPSLLGIIPYAGIELAAYETLKDMSKTYILQDTEPGPLVQLGCGTISGALGATCVYPLQVIRTRMQAQRSNAAAAYKGMSDVFWRTLQHEGYRGFYKGLFPNLLKVVPAASITYLVYETMKNRLDLD
- the LOC115962551 gene encoding calcium-dependent mitochondrial ATP-magnesium/phosphate carrier protein 2-like isoform X1, with protein sequence MDAAKPTRTDTQNQNQNQRRPNLNPNPNPNSKNKKKKGGPISMDHVLLALQETKDERDLRIRALFDFFDAANLGYLDYPQIEAGLSALQIPSHYKYAKDLFKVCDANRDGRVDYHEFRRYMDDKELELYRIFQAIDVKHSGCILPEELLDALLKAGIEIDDEELARFVEHVDKDNNGIITFEEWRDFLLLYPHEATIENIYQHWERVCLVDIGEQAVIPEGISKHVHRGKYFIAGGIAGATSRTATAPLDRLKVVLQVQTTRASIVPAIMKIWKEGGFLGFFRGNGLNVVKVTPESAIKFYAYESLKNVIGDGRGKDKGDIGASGRLLAGGMAGAVAQSAIYPLDLVKTRLQTCECEGGKVPKLGKLTKDIWVQEGPRAFYKGLVPSLLGIIPYAGIELAAYETLKDMSKTYILQDTEPGPLVQLGCGTISGALGATCVYPLQVIRTRMQAQRSNAAAAYKGMSDVFWRTLQHEGYRGFYKGLFPNLLKVVPAASITYLVYETMKNRLDLD